The genome window GCCAGCTTGCCGATGACCGTTCCGATCCAGTTCGCGGGAGATGGTCGAACCCGACCGACCAAGCCGTCGACCGATCTCATTTATGCCCATTCCCTGACCTCGCCAAACCGCAATCATATCTCGCTCCTGACCGACTAATTGGGTGTGATGGGTTGTGTGTTTCATACACCTCGCACTTTAATGCAAGGTGTTGCAATTCCAATGTGAACTTAGCTCGTAGAAAAATGAGTTCAAGTGGAGTATAATAGGGACTTCA of Candidatus Berkelbacteria bacterium contains these proteins:
- a CDS encoding helix-turn-helix domain-containing protein; the encoded protein is MKHTTHHTQLVGQERDMIAVWRGQGMGINEIGRRLGRSGSTISRELDRNGHRQAG